Within Clostridia bacterium, the genomic segment GATTTGTGCTTAAATAAAGAAATGGTATTTCCCGACCAAGATGCAATTAATGAATTGGTTACATCAAAATTAATTTTGCCTAGAAAATTCAATGAACAGCAAAAATGGCGCAAAGATACAATCATACAGCATTTTGCCAAGACAATACAGTTTTTTCCTATCTTTAAAGTCATCAACATAAAACAATGGCACATAGAACGTGTTCAAAAATCTTTAAAATTACATGTTTATGATGTAGTGTTTAACAAATTCAAATATTATCGTTCAATTTATGGAAAAGACTTTTTGGAACCGCTAAAAGAATATCCGCCTATAAAATGGAAAGAACAACTAAAAATAAACATCAGCGAAGTTAAAGCATATATCAAGCAAAACGGCGGCATCTTTAGGAAAAAGAAAAAAATAAAAACTAAATAAATAAAGTTATTTTAAATAGCTTAAATTGATAATCTCTTTTTATTGTTAATTATTTTTAGTTTTTATTGCTATTATAAACGATATTAGAGATGCAAGTACTACAAGTGAATTTTTAGCATATAAATAAAGGAGAATAAAAAATGAAAATAGAAAAAATGTTGGTATTTATTTTTCCATGTCTATTAGTTGGATGCTTTTTATATCTGCTGATATGGTTAGATTTTTCTAGCGCTTTGCCTTATC encodes:
- a CDS encoding glycosyltransferase; translated protein: YTPYTLLRLLANEFDFPDRLLYVDADTMFNDDVSKILGYDITDYELAGVVDHLGKRFIAKDYLNAGVLYLNMPKIKETRLFDRALDLCLNKEMVFPDQDAINELVTSKLILPRKFNEQQKWRKDTIIQHFAKTIQFFPIFKVINIKQWHIERVQKSLKLHVYDVVFNKFKYYRSIYGKDFLEPLKEYPPIKWKEQLKINISEVKAYIKQNGGIFRKKKKIKTK